The following proteins come from a genomic window of Bos mutus isolate GX-2022 chromosome 23, NWIPB_WYAK_1.1, whole genome shotgun sequence:
- the LOC102266114 gene encoding LOW QUALITY PROTEIN: PRELI domain containing protein 3B (The sequence of the model RefSeq protein was modified relative to this genomic sequence to represent the inferred CDS: inserted 3 bases in 2 codons): MKIWTSEHVFDHPWETVTTAAMQKYPNPMNPSVVGVDVLDRHIDPSGKLHSXRLLSTEWGLPSTVKSIIDVARTKTYVQEHSVVDPIEKTMELKPTNISFTNMVSVDERLIYKPHPQDPEKTILTQEAIITVKGVSLGSYLEGLMASTISSNANKGREAMEWVIHKLNAEIEGLTASARGSXRTPMAATAFVEK, from the exons ATGAAGATCTGGACTTCGGAGCACGTCTTTGACCATCCATGGGAAACCGTTACAACAGCTGCAATGCAGAAATACCCAAATCCTATGAATCCGAGTGTGGTTGGAGTTGATGTACTGGACAGACACATAGATCCCTCTGGAAAGTTGCATAG CAGACTTCTCAGCACAGAGTGGGGACTGCCTTCCACTGTGAAGTCTATTATTGATGTGGCAAGAACCAAAACATATGTGCAAGAACATTCTGTAGTGGATCCCATAGAGAAAACAATGGAACTTAAACctacaaatatttcatttacaaatatggTTTCAGTAGATGAGAGACTTATATACAAACCACATCCTCAAGACCCAGAAAAAACTATTTTGACTCAAGAAGCCATAATTACTGTGAAAGGAGTCAGTCTCGGCAGTTACCTTGAAGGGCTGATGGCAAGTACGATATCATCAAATGCTAATAAAGGCCGAGAAGCAATGGAGTGGGTAATACATAAATTAAATGCAGAAATTGAGGGACTGACAGCTTCAGCAAGAGGAA ATAGGACACCAATGGCGGCAACAGCATTTGTGGAGAAATGA